A segment of the Gossypium hirsutum isolate 1008001.06 chromosome D10, Gossypium_hirsutum_v2.1, whole genome shotgun sequence genome:
gGTAGCTTCTCAGGCTTGACCTTATCGTTTAGGCCGGGTATAGAGTACTGTTACACATTTTAAtgtgatttgacaaaaaacacaagtttaaggggtaaaaattaaatagtagattagAATgactttttttatgaaattgaagtgtcaaataaatcattaggcttttttttacttataaaattAACACGAATTGATTTCGAGATTAAATATTGTAAAGGAAATATATGCGTGttgagaaaatttatttattttacctaTTTGATACTAAATAACTCATAATTTAATCAAGGTCAATATAactatcaaatataaaaaaagtaataagaaaaaaaattaaaaaaaaacataattttttagtaaattataaaaagataaaatcttAACAGAAATGCGACTAGTGTGACTCAAACTTATACTACACCTGAAATGATAAACACATTAACCTTTAAACCCATTAAACCTACCCAGGAAGTTTACAAAATCATAATTATTAACTCCATGAAGACATTAAAAATGGATTGATTGACTATGGAGTCAACTAATTAATTAATGTTGAGAGCTAGCAGTGAAAATGATTGATGAGCCcaaaaagcaaaaaggaaaacCTTACGATATGACATTTAACGACTTAATTAATAAGTCAATATTCAACAAATTATTTGCTCATATTTGAATACAaactataataattaaaattgaaatcaaatttaattttgattggaCGAAACAAACATAACTCAATTTTATAGTATTATCCGAAACATTGTTCATTGCGTATCCTGTTTAGAGTCTACAAAACAGCAGGTTTTGGAGCTTGCagagtcttcttcttcttcgattttTTCAATCCACTCATCTTCTTCTCTATCCTTTCAAAACACTCGCTTTCTCTCACTTCTCTAGATCTCCGATAACGTCTTGCAAACTCTGGTTTGAAATTTGTTAGAGGGTTCGCCTCATAAACGCATGGTGCTGGTTCAGGCACTGAAACAGACCCGCTTGCTGTTCCTGATGAACATGGCCTGCGAGGACCTTCCAAATCTAAATCTGCCTCCCTCAATTCTACCCTTGTTGATTGCTTCATTAATGGCTTCTTCATCCTTGGAATTACGCTGTTTCTGAGGTTACAGTAGCTTGTAGTCTTGTTGAATATGGTTCGACACCAGTTTTGGACCAAATGCTTGGCAAGTTTTCGATTGGCAGTGGTTTCCTCGTCTGATTTTGAAAGAAACATAATGACTTTACCAAGCCCACTCTTCTTCAACTGCTCCCTTCCATCTTCTAAGCTGATATCAACAGGCATCACCTGAGTTAAGATATTCAAAATGGAAGATCGAAGGGTGGCGTTTGGTAAGCTTCCATCGGGAAGAGGGTCGAGCCAACTCTTCAACAAAGTTAAAATCCCATGATCCAAAAACTCTTGTTGCAGCTTTTTCTTGGAGAGAAAGTCAGTAAGAAGAGGCAGCATTTGGATCTTTCTAATAGCGGGTTTGTTTTGGATGTTAAGCTCAATGTCATCTGTGGCAGCAATCTCCATTTGAGCCATTACTTTCTCAATGAGTAATCCAGTTTCCGGAGAACTTGTTTCCTCCATCTTCTTCCTTCTCTTGACCTTATCGAACATCGCCTCGATCTCTGCATCAGTATCAGATTTACGACAGATTTGTTCGTCTTTCTGGTCCTGATCATCCGAGTTAAGCCAACCCCAGATCTCCTCCCGATCACTCGgtttttgaagctttctcttgTTGGTTTTAGGGAAATCGTGTTGCACGATCTCACGGATGTTGTCGATTTCTTCCTCCATAGATGATTTCTTCTTGACCAGCCTTCTTCTAGGTTCCGAAACCTCCATCAATGCTAACACTTTGAATCGTAGTGAAGTTTTTCTTAGGTTTCAAATGAATGATGTTGTATTTGGAATCTGAGTTGAATTAATATTTATCCTAATAAGGGGAAATGGATTTCATGATAGAATTGGAATCCTAGTTGGAGTTGGATTTCATGTTATGAATCCTAGTACAAGTTtgatttaggtttattttttaatcgtttttgtttttaaattttgattttgttgcatataaatttattatttatgtggataatacaatatatttaacataaaatatatgttatCCCAAGCAATTCATGATTCTTAATAATGGCATATTGTAGATAtaccaaatatttaattttatttaatttttctttaaatccaGAATCATTTAACACCATTTATTTTCTATgtataaattttatctaaaagttatacatataaaaaaagaacccttaaatttaaaaaagtcgTTGTTAAATAGTTCTTTAATTGATTACTTTCGGTCATTAATGCTCTTAATTTTAgttaaagtatttttattttttattttttcacatataattatttcattaattacaactatttaatttaaatttttagtaaacaatcaaatataaaagattaaaactcttttgatttttctttttaaaataacatCTACTAGAAAATTAAATGCAATACAAATATCGTAATTCGAGAAATTATAAACATCGAAAGAaccctttaattattcttttatattttctatgAAACTCTTGAACATGTTAAACTAATTTAAAATCCatagttaattttatttgattgaatTATTTGTTAGTGTTAGGGTTAACGTTTTAATCTATGACATACGCTTTTATTTTGAATCTCACCATACAACTCAATTCATCTCGCTAACTAATTATATCAATCGACTATTCGGTAGCAAGTTGATCTGTCCTTGTGGATCATGTTATTAATTTGTACCCTTTTCATAtaattttagcttgtttaatagtaaaattaagaCAATTTAATAATAAGTTATGTTTTTACATTTTAAGTAGCCAAATTATGATTTCTAGtagtttttatcatattttatatttaaataaggtTATGTAATTATGTAGGATAGATCGAGAGCTAAAAATGCGACTTCTGGACAAAACTATTGTCGATGTCGTGACATTAGGGCATGGAAGTCGTGACATAGAAGACAGACACAAGAACAAACTCTTGGGAAGCAACTGATGCGAATGTTGCAACATTAAGACCTGAAAATTGCAACATTGGTTCCACGTCATGACGATGAAGGTACTCCCGACGATGAAGGTACTCCACATTGCGACATTTCTCTATGCAAGGTAACCACGATTTCAAAGGCAGTTCAGGGTCTTTTCTAATTTAAAGCCCTAATTGTTGTATTAAATGGAGGGGCATTTTAGTCTTCAAACTCTTACCTATATAATTAACTTTGTAATTAGATTTAAGGGGAACTTTTGACTAATTTCAGCTTTAGTTTTTTAGTAGACTACATTTTTAAGATATTTTCTTAATAGGAATCTCTTTATTTCGAAGTTTCGACGTTGTGAGCGAAGAATGTTCCAGACGCATGCTTTAATCTCGATTTATCAATGAACATTCATtcctttattctttttatttatatctatCTCGTTAATggattaattgaatgtttgtataaatagaagaataaaacTTGTGCTTTCATAAATATCTTGCATGTGTCGAttgtttaattgattaaataattatgtGATTATTTATCTTAGATTGGTTGTTTATTCAAGTTTGTTAAATATCTAAGTATActaggattgacgaccctaaTAGAATATTTAGGCAGATGAGACCAAAAGGGTATTCTGTTACGTAAGCATTTATTAAACTTGTATTGAGAGGTGAGACCGAAAGGGTATCCGTATGCCTAAGTGAGATCGAAAGGGTATCTTAGAGAGTCACCCTTAGCAAGGATAAGATTGAGGGGGTATTCTTAGTTAAGAGTGGTAAATGTTGGCTTAATTGATAATTAGTTATTCAACCAACCTAGGCGAAGTTATTTTAACCTAGGATGTTCCAATCGTTTTAATCCTAGGtgtagttttaatttaattaattttattgaaattttaatcatGGGTTCGCACTATTAATTTTTAACTCGACTAAACTAGTGCTTGTTTTAggaataattaatttagtaataatttTTACCAACCCAACAattccttgggtacgatcctcagcaTATTTCTAGTATTTCGTTGTAATTAACTATATTACAATCTGACTTGTGCACTTGCAGGCACCACACTTATTtctatctttttaatttcattattctaaGCTCCAGTGCACTCATGCCCGGGAGCAGTCACAAGTTCAGTCATAGAATTGGACaaacaataaaacataaataaaaatagcaAACATAGAGAGCGATCTGCACACAGTCATTTGCTTATGCAGTTCAAGAACAATCCTATTCTGCGAAGCATTGCTCAGTGAATGGTCTCTTATTCCTCAGTTGATCCAACAACCTATTGGTGTAAGCCCAAACTACATTTCTTAAGATGAATTTGCAACCCCAAGAGCTAGTCCCAACTAGTTACAACCACTCACCCAAACCTCACTTAGAAAGGTTTAATTCACTCATAATTAATGCCTAAGACCGAGTGCGAAAATGAAGAGAATAATTAGTCAGGATAGCAATTCGCAACTCTCTACATAATAAAAAACAAGTACCTTGAATGTACAAAGTactgcctatttataggcatccTATGCAGTAACAATAAATGTCGAGAAATCTAAATAAACTTGACTTCTTGTGTGCTTCATAATCAATCAATAGAGTTCTAAGCCAATCAGAAAATCCTTCCTTCAAAATAGCCATTGGCGATGTCTTAAAGAGAGAGAATTTAATCCAAGTTGAATTCTACTTCAAAATCTTCACACGTTGCTTCTcttcataatttcattttttagagTAAGAATGATGTATTTCATGAGGCCCATTTTTTAGAGCAATAAAACTTTAAACAAACGGACGTACTCTGCTCCCCCTATCTACAAAAGCTCTATAACAATAACAACCAATCAATTTAATAAAGGCATACTAACAAAATGCAAAGATCATTCATCACCATTGATTTGAtcatcaaaaacaaaacaaaaagcaaGATGATCACAATGAGTTCAAAGAATTTTTAGTTCTACAACAACTACAAATATGTCCCCCAATACTCCTCGTTTCTCCAATTGTCCTTaagcacaaaaaaaaattagagaacaAAACACTCCAACTCCCTATTTCCCATATATGATCCCTCTTTTTGTCAAAAAGCCCATTAGGTTATCAAGGTGTTTGTTCAGTGTATAGATAAACTTAGAATGCCATGTGATTGCCTGATGTTCAAGGGTGTTCACTGCCCCAGGTGCGGCCTGGGTTCGAGTCGTGCTAGTCGCGTTTGTTGTTCGGGCTTTGCCCtgttattgtaattcaccaaaGAATAATGTACAGATAAACTCGGAGAGTTGAGTCCTTTTGGCTGTAGATCACTAGATATCAACAATTAGGGTGTCTACCTCATTACATAGCAGAGCAAGAAGTTGTTTCTGAGCCACTttaactaatttacttattttttttagtaaatggtacaaaatgcaatctaacacCTAGTACAagagcctccatggtacttttacctaattttgtcttaatgatttttttttttactttccaatCTACATGGGAAAGTTACTTCCCCACCTTTTATTGTGGGAATTATATCACCATGTTTATGGAAAAGTAACTTTAAATGGATGGAATTAAAAAAGAACTCTAAATGGAAAGTTAGATTATGaagaaagtaaataaatttgAACATACCAAACATTGGAATCACTTTCCAACTCGTTAAATTTCTAAGAAAGTGATCACTTTCTATCATAGCAAATGCTACTTAACTGTTAAACTTATTTAGTTTCAACTATTCCTCAAtactaaaatttcacaatttgaaaagtatagggccTAAGAATAATCAAATTAGAGGACATACACTAAAACTACAATTTTACACATAGTATaatactaataacaaaatttagccAAACAAATTTGATTGCTATCATTTAGACCAGgattgaaattttagaatttgaaaagtatagggactaaaattgaccaattgaCTAAAACtggccaaattaaaatatatgaactaaatctacaacttacaCATAGTACAAGGGATAATAATAGAATTTagccaaatttaaaaataaaaaattttaagaaaataaaattgagaaTGGATTCAAATTTCCAAAAAGGAACTCATTATCATCGTATTAAAATGGATTTGAATAGTATATTcaaatatgttataaaaaaagaagaagtgaaATTGAATAATGGATATCCAAAGGTTAATATCTCAATTAACTTCAGATCAGCTAtgaatggttaaaagaaatacaTAAATTGAGATTTGTATAATAGGAAAATTGTCACTTTGATGCCTTGAGAACTTTTTTGGTCAGATTGATACATATGTACTTTCATTCCACCTATGAGCGTTATCCAACTTCAATTTTCGAAATTTAACCATTTCATAATATTATGAATCTTTATAAACTTTttgcatttttataattttaaaactaattatttaaaatgatctttcttttattttttttaacttaggcttttttttataatttccctatttttaaatgttttttagaaatttttagtatattttcatttcttataattttaaaaaatgaataaatttgaaaatgggggattttagataattttattttttagaattttatgacttttaaattttttaaaaaagtttaagcataattacatttttaaaaatatacttaaaatttcatcaaataaattctaaatttgagattttttaaaatatatatatttaaaatttttaaggaaCTTCTTGCatcttttttatgatttttaataaaattttcatttataacgACTAATGTGgcaccaaattgatttttttttgttaaactaCTTCCAAggtcactcaattattagtaAGTATACactttggtcactcaattttaaaaagttacaaattggtcactgaattattcgaaagttaTCTTTTAAGTCAATGAGCTATTAAGTTGCGAACATATGTTGAATGTAGCACcgaaaaatttattatttgatcattcaactattagtaagtttataatttggtcactcaatttcaaaaaattacaagttgcTCACTAAACTAACTTTACAAGTTTATACTTTGGTCACTCGATCTTCGCACCACTACTCACCAACTTGATAATCCAAACAATATCAACAACAACTCAAGCCGCAAGTCCTACAAAGCCATTATCGACCCCATGCCTCACCTCTAATCCAACCAGCTCAGTAACCCATCATTCTTAACCTACTCATCATTTACCCTTCAACCAAAACCAAAGCCATAACCCAAGAAAAATCAACAATCAAGCTATTCACACACCCTTACCTCAAACTAACAACCAAATATTACCACAATCACAATCGAAGTAAACAAGAatacaaataaaaacaaataaaacaagaaGAAAGTCTCTTATTTTAATGAGCCCTAAGCATGACATACAAAAGCAAATGGATATAGTAAAATTAGTGAAAggagaataaaaatataaaatatgaagaCTCAAGCATACCAAATTCAATCAGGAGTTAGTCGAAAAGTTCCAAGAGAAGGAAGctcaaaaaaaaaagtcaaagagAAAGTCTCACCAAGAAGAGGAACATATTGGAGTTAGGCAACCATTTGACGATGGTGGATGGAGATCGAAGAGCTTCTCCATTAGGGCTTTTCAGTTTAAGTCAACAAAGTTTCAAGCCATTTCAAGGAAAAATAGACCATAAAGTTGAAAGAGGAAACAAAAAGCTTTGGTTTGATGTGTTTCTTCGTCAGAGGGTGAGGTCGAATGGTGGTGAGATCACTGGAATACAATTGTGAAGGAAGTCTGTGAAAcactaaaacttttaaaattaagtgaccaaaatgtgaacttactaatagttgagtgaccttAAGTATAGTTTACCCTATGATGAATAATGAGTTAATGCCTACAATTGATGTTCATTAGCAACTTAAGTCCCtatttacctgcggttagtgtaaaaaaatGGTGGTTGTGAGGTTAGATATTGTAACAATAATATAACGTGAGACAAAAAGAAAGTTAAACGCACCGCAATGGAGGTAAACATCTATCCAAAAGGGCCCTTAATGGTCTGATGATCAACTTGTAACTTTTTAAATAGTTCAAATTtcaatttgtaactttttgaaatcgagtgatcaaaatgtaaacttattaatagttgagTCAGTTAGGTGTATCCTCGTATACATATAAGATGTGAGATTTGTACGAGTTGTGCACGTTCAAATATGCAAACAAATAATGAAGTCATAACAAGAAGCAAGACAAGAACTAAAATTTGGACCAAAACAAAGTACAAAAAGCCCAATTAAACATTAACTGACCCAAAAATCGCAGAACTGTGAGACCTATGAGAACTCAAAGAAGCTATTGACTGAGACAACAACTACTTTAGATCACTGAAAGTCTCAGTGTTTTTCAAGGGTTTTGAGAGTTCTCAAATCATACATTTACATCCTCCTCCACTCCCTCGATATGATCctctaaaagaaaaaaacaaaatccaaaCCTAACCCAGAACTTGCAGCAAATCAATTATGGCGACCATGCCCGCATCCGCATCAGATCTGTTGAAGTCCTTCAAACTCAAAACCAAGCAACAAGAACTCTTGATCCGAGTCTCCATCCTCTGTCTCGTCTACATCTTGGCATTCATCACTCGTCTCTTCTCTGTCCTCCGTTATGAATCCATGATCCATGAATTTGACCCCTACTTCAATTATCGCACCACTCTTTACCTCACGGAGAACGGCTTCTACGATTTCTGGAATTGGTTTGACTATGAAAGCTGGTACCCTTTAGGCCGAATCGTCGGCGGCACCCTTTACCCCGGTCTCATGGTGACCGCCGTTCTCATTTATCGCATCCTCCGTTTCCTTCGTTTCGCCGTCCATATCCGCGAAGTCTGCGTTTTAACAGCTCCGTTTTTCGCTTCCAATACGACCCTCGTCGCTTATTTCTTCGGGAAAGAAATCTGGGATTCCGGCGCCGGTCTTGTGGCCGCCATTTTGATCGCCGTTTGTCCTGGTTACATATCCAGGTCCGTGGCTGGTTCTTATGATAATGAAGGGGTCGCCATTTTCGCTTTGCTTTTCACGTTTTACGTATTCGTGAAGGCCGTTAATACGGGATCGTTGGCTTGGAGCTTGGCTTCGGCGTTTGGTTATTTTTACATGGTTTCAGCTTGGGGAggatatgtttttattattaacttGATCCCACTTTATGTGCTGGTGCTCTTGATTACTGGGAGATATTCAATGAGATTATATGTTGCGTAtaattgtatgtatattttgGGAATGTTGCTTGCAATGCAGATCCGCTTTGTCGGGTTTCAACATGTGCAATCCGGTGAACATATGGCCGCCATGGGCGTCTTCTTCTTGATGCAGGTTCTGTTATTTCTAGCTGTTTCTTGCAGTCGATTTAATGAATTTTGGTAGTATTGTAGTAGTCTAAGCAATTAGTGCTTGATAAATGTGTATATTTGTGCTTACATTGAACCCGGCATGGAAAATTAACTAAAACaagattaaaacacaaaaatgatACATGAATGTTTCTATACATGAACATGACAAGGATACACAATTTGCCATGCCTGAGGAAAAGCATAAACTGAAGAAAATTTCTTTTGCAATGTATGCTTTGGTCTTTTTTAGTGGAAATAGTGTTCTTGATCTTCAAAATTTGATGGTAACATAGAAAAGAAACATAGGTTTTCGATGGAAACTGTCTTTGAGCGGTATTGCACTGCTTGATGTGTGTTCTGTACTTCTGCATCCAGCTATGCGACAAACTCTGCAAGTAGGAGAAAAATTGGTTTTACATGTAATGATAAAATGAAAGTGGTTTGTGGGTTTGTTTTGTGATTCTATCTGTCTGAGCGTTGAGCTGGTAATGGAAAGTTGCATTAATCATGTTTGGATTACTTGTGTAGGTTTTCTACTTTTTAGATTGGGTGAAGCACATGCTTAGTGACACAAAATTGTTTCAAGCTTTCTTGAGGATCACCGTGACTTCTGCAGTCGCTGTGGGTGGTATTGCTTTGGGATTAGGCATGGTATCCGGTTATATTTCACCTTGGACAGGAAGGTTTTACTCTTTGCTGGATCCAACATATGCCAAGGATCACATCCCCATCATTGCTTCTGTATCTGAGCATCAGCCAACAGCGTGGTCATCTTTCATGTTTGATTTCCATATCCTGCTTTTCCTTTTCCCAGCTGGTCTTTATTTCTGCTTCAAACGGTTGTCCGATGCCACTATATTTATTGTCATGTATGGTCTGACAAGTATGTATTTTGCTGGTGTTATGGTTCGGTTGATTCTTGTTGCTACACCCGCAGTTTGCCTTATTAGTGCTATCGCTGTTTCCGCCACTGTGAAGAACTTGACTGTGCTGTTGAGGTCGAAGAACAAGGTTGTCCAAACTGGTTCCACTAAGGGAAGTGGCGGCTCAAAGTCCTCTTCTAAGGTAACATCTCTCTGCCAGTCTCTCTCACACACAGATAGATTTGCTTTAGTTTTACTGCTGGCATAATCCCTCTCTTTGTTGTTTGACATCAATCTGCCTACGTTGCTCTGACTCTTCATTTTTCATAAAAGTACTCATGTCTGGCACTCATATGGATACATATAGAGAAATGGGTATGGGGTTATGATCTTCCAAGAACCTGTAAATACATGGAAATCTTGAAAAGTAATGGGTATGGGTTTTATGATCTTCCAAAGACCCGCTAAATACATGGAAATCTTGGAAAGTGAACATACCTGTTCTGATACATATTAGTT
Coding sequences within it:
- the LOC107915172 gene encoding dolichyl-diphosphooligosaccharide--protein glycosyltransferase subunit STT3B, translating into MATMPASASDLLKSFKLKTKQQELLIRVSILCLVYILAFITRLFSVLRYESMIHEFDPYFNYRTTLYLTENGFYDFWNWFDYESWYPLGRIVGGTLYPGLMVTAVLIYRILRFLRFAVHIREVCVLTAPFFASNTTLVAYFFGKEIWDSGAGLVAAILIAVCPGYISRSVAGSYDNEGVAIFALLFTFYVFVKAVNTGSLAWSLASAFGYFYMVSAWGGYVFIINLIPLYVLVLLITGRYSMRLYVAYNCMYILGMLLAMQIRFVGFQHVQSGEHMAAMGVFFLMQVFYFLDWVKHMLSDTKLFQAFLRITVTSAVAVGGIALGLGMVSGYISPWTGRFYSLLDPTYAKDHIPIIASVSEHQPTAWSSFMFDFHILLFLFPAGLYFCFKRLSDATIFIVMYGLTSMYFAGVMVRLILVATPAVCLISAIAVSATVKNLTVLLRSKNKVVQTGSTKGSGGSKSSSKALLDQSQPFQKNGAIALLFGAFYLLSRYATHCTWVTSEAYSSPSIVLAARGAHGNRVIFDDYREAYFWLRQNTPQDAKVMSWWDYGYQITAMGNRAVIVDNNTWNNTHIATVGRAMSSYEDEAIEIIRSLDVDYVLVVFGGVTGYSSDDINKFLWMVRIGGGVFPVIKEPDYLVNGEYRVDKGAAPKMLNCLMYKLCYYRFGEMMTEYGKPPGYDRARGVEIGNKDVKLEHLEEAFTTSNWIVRIYRVKPPNNRW
- the LOC107915553 gene encoding protein IWS1 homolog 1, with the translated sequence MEVSEPRRRLVKKKSSMEEEIDNIREIVQHDFPKTNKRKLQKPSDREEIWGWLNSDDQDQKDEQICRKSDTDAEIEAMFDKVKRRKKMEETSSPETGLLIEKVMAQMEIAATDDIELNIQNKPAIRKIQMLPLLTDFLSKKKLQQEFLDHGILTLLKSWLDPLPDGSLPNATLRSSILNILTQVMPVDISLEDGREQLKKSGLGKVIMFLSKSDEETTANRKLAKHLVQNWCRTIFNKTTSYCNLRNSVIPRMKKPLMKQSTRVELREADLDLEGPRRPCSSGTASGSVSVPEPAPCVYEANPLTNFKPEFARRYRRSREVRESECFERIEKKMSGLKKSKKKKTLQAPKPAVL